In one Triplophysa rosa linkage group LG13, Trosa_1v2, whole genome shotgun sequence genomic region, the following are encoded:
- the aup1 gene encoding lipid droplet-regulating VLDL assembly factor AUP1 isoform X2, which yields MESRGIEQMFDFQRLPNDGFILLLLLLYSPIGLCLMLLRIFIGVHVFLVSCALPDSLVRRFIVRIMCSVLGLHVRQNSPRLRDKTARLYVCNHVTHFDHNIINLLTSCNTPLLEGPVGFLCWARGFMELGQGIGSRTELTETLRRYCSSPGALPLLLFPEEDTTNGRAGLLKFSSWPFSVSDSIQPVALLVKRPFIALNIPESSWLMELLWSFFVPFTVYHVRWLPPITRENGESHQEFASKVQELLATELGVISTQITKADKAEHIKRRRHVVPQTAHSNLGARPRTVAQGFLGTNTGPEDSRVTRMAQQVKEVLPDVPISVITRDLLQTNCVDTTITNLLEHTEQFHSEAAAGRASRPAKLTTPSIPSASTPTPEPTDQYFGKTPVDRHMSLQERKEALYEYARRRYIEKHGLNKDDDL from the exons ATGGAATCGCGTGGAATTGAGCAGATGTTCGACTTCCAGCG GTTACCGAATGATGGCTTCATactgctgctgttgttgctgTACTCCCCTATCGGCCTGTGTTTGATGCTCCTAAGAATATTTATTGGCGTCCATGTATTTCTAGTGAGTTGCGCTCTTCCTGACAGTCTTGTCAGAAG GTTCATTGTAAGAATAATGTGCTCAGTTCTGGGCCTGCACGTCCGGCAGAACAGCCCTCGGTTACGAGACAAAACCGCACGGCTGTACGTCTGCAATCACGTTACACACTTCGACCACAATATTATCAATCTACTGACCTCTTGTAACACG CCGCTCCTGGAGGGCCCTGTGGGGTTCCTGTGCTGGGCGAGGGGTTTCATGGAGCTGGGTCAGGGGATTGGGAGCAGGACGGAGCTGACGGAGACCCTCCGCCGGTACTGCTCGTCTCCTGGAGCTTTACCTCTCCTGCTCTTTCCAGAGGAGGACACCACCAATGGTCGGGCCGGTCTCCTGAAGTTCAG CTCATGGCCATTCTCTGTGTCTGACTCCATCCAGCCTGTGGCATTGCTGGTCAAGAGGCCTTTCATAGCTCTG AACATACCAGAATCGTCATGGCTGATGGAGCTGTTGTGGTCCTTTTTTGTACCGTTCACAGTGTACCATGTAAG ATGGCTTCCTCCAATAACTAGAGAGAATGGTGAATCTCATCAAGAATTTGCCAGTAAAGTCCAGGAG CTTCTGGCGACTGAGCTGGGCGTGATCTCAACACAGATCACTAAAGCAGACAAAGCCGAACACATCAAAAGGAGAAGACACGTCGTCCCTCAGACTGCACACTCAA ATTTGGGTGCCAGACCCCGCACCGTGGCTCAAGGTTTCCTGGGCACAAATACAGGGCCCGAGGATTCACGAGTTACCCGAATGGCACAGCAGGTGAAGGAGGTCCTGCCTGACGTCCCCATCTCTGTTATAACCAGAGACCTGT TGCAAACAAACTGTGTGGATACAACCATAACCAACCTGCTGGAGCATACAGAACAGTTTCACTCTGAGGCTGCTGCGGGCAGAGCATCACGTCCAGCCAAACTGACAACACCCTCAATCCCATCAGCCTCAACACCCACTCCAGAG CCAACTGACCAATATTTTGGGAAAACACCAGTAGATAGACACATGTCTTTACAGGAGAGAAAAGAAGCCTTATATGAATATGCAAGAAG ACGTTACATTGAAAAGCATGGACTGAACAAAGACGATGATCTATGA
- the aup1 gene encoding lipid droplet-regulating VLDL assembly factor AUP1 isoform X1: MESRGIEQMFDFQRLPNDGFILLLLLLYSPIGLCLMLLRIFIGVHVFLVSCALPDSLVRRFIVRIMCSVLGLHVRQNSPRLRDKTARLYVCNHVTHFDHNIINLLTSCNTPLLEGPVGFLCWARGFMELGQGIGSRTELTETLRRYCSSPGALPLLLFPEEDTTNGRAGLLKFSSWPFSVSDSIQPVALLVKRPFIALNIPESSWLMELLWSFFVPFTVYHVRWLPPITRENGESHQEFASKVQELLATELGVISTQITKADKAEHIKRRRHVVPQTAHSSKHGFDDLGARPRTVAQGFLGTNTGPEDSRVTRMAQQVKEVLPDVPISVITRDLLQTNCVDTTITNLLEHTEQFHSEAAAGRASRPAKLTTPSIPSASTPTPEPTDQYFGKTPVDRHMSLQERKEALYEYARRRYIEKHGLNKDDDL, encoded by the exons ATGGAATCGCGTGGAATTGAGCAGATGTTCGACTTCCAGCG GTTACCGAATGATGGCTTCATactgctgctgttgttgctgTACTCCCCTATCGGCCTGTGTTTGATGCTCCTAAGAATATTTATTGGCGTCCATGTATTTCTAGTGAGTTGCGCTCTTCCTGACAGTCTTGTCAGAAG GTTCATTGTAAGAATAATGTGCTCAGTTCTGGGCCTGCACGTCCGGCAGAACAGCCCTCGGTTACGAGACAAAACCGCACGGCTGTACGTCTGCAATCACGTTACACACTTCGACCACAATATTATCAATCTACTGACCTCTTGTAACACG CCGCTCCTGGAGGGCCCTGTGGGGTTCCTGTGCTGGGCGAGGGGTTTCATGGAGCTGGGTCAGGGGATTGGGAGCAGGACGGAGCTGACGGAGACCCTCCGCCGGTACTGCTCGTCTCCTGGAGCTTTACCTCTCCTGCTCTTTCCAGAGGAGGACACCACCAATGGTCGGGCCGGTCTCCTGAAGTTCAG CTCATGGCCATTCTCTGTGTCTGACTCCATCCAGCCTGTGGCATTGCTGGTCAAGAGGCCTTTCATAGCTCTG AACATACCAGAATCGTCATGGCTGATGGAGCTGTTGTGGTCCTTTTTTGTACCGTTCACAGTGTACCATGTAAG ATGGCTTCCTCCAATAACTAGAGAGAATGGTGAATCTCATCAAGAATTTGCCAGTAAAGTCCAGGAG CTTCTGGCGACTGAGCTGGGCGTGATCTCAACACAGATCACTAAAGCAGACAAAGCCGAACACATCAAAAGGAGAAGACACGTCGTCCCTCAGACTGCACACTCAAGTAAGCACGGATTCGATG ATTTGGGTGCCAGACCCCGCACCGTGGCTCAAGGTTTCCTGGGCACAAATACAGGGCCCGAGGATTCACGAGTTACCCGAATGGCACAGCAGGTGAAGGAGGTCCTGCCTGACGTCCCCATCTCTGTTATAACCAGAGACCTGT TGCAAACAAACTGTGTGGATACAACCATAACCAACCTGCTGGAGCATACAGAACAGTTTCACTCTGAGGCTGCTGCGGGCAGAGCATCACGTCCAGCCAAACTGACAACACCCTCAATCCCATCAGCCTCAACACCCACTCCAGAG CCAACTGACCAATATTTTGGGAAAACACCAGTAGATAGACACATGTCTTTACAGGAGAGAAAAGAAGCCTTATATGAATATGCAAGAAG ACGTTACATTGAAAAGCATGGACTGAACAAAGACGATGATCTATGA
- the tubb4b gene encoding tubulin beta-4b chain: MREIVHLQAGQCGNQIGAKFWEVISDEHGIDPTGSYHGDSDLQLDRINVYYNEASGGKYVPRAVLVDLEPGTMDSVRSGPFGQIFRPDNFVFGQSGAGNNWAKGHYTEGAELVDSVLDVVRKEAESCDCLQGFQLTHSLGGGTGSGMGTLLISKIREEYPDRIMNTFSVVPSPKVSDTVVEPYNATLSVHQLVENTDETYCIDNEALYDICFRTLKLTTPTYGDLNHLVSATMSGVTTCLRFPGQLNADLRKLAVNMVPFPRLHFFMPGFAPLTSRGSQQYRALTVPELTQQMFDAKNMMAACDPRHGRYLTVAAVFRGRMSMKEVDEQMLNVQNKNSSYFVEWIPNNVKTAVCDIPPRGLKMAATFIGNSTAIQELFKRISEQFTAMFRRKAFLHWYTGEGMDEMEFTEAESNMNDLVSEYQQYQDATAEEEGEFEEEGEEELA, from the exons ATGAGGGAGATTGTGCATTTACAGGCTGGACAGTGCGGTAACCAGATTGGTGCCAAG TTCTGGGAAGTCATTAGCGACGAGCATGGAATTGACCCCACGGGCAGTTACCATGGCGACAGTGACCTTCAGTTGGACAGGATTAATGTTTATTACAATGAAGCCTCAG GTGGAAAATATGTTCCACGTGCTGTGCTGGTGGATTTGGAGCCTGGTACGATGGACTCTGTGAGATCTGGACCGTTCGGTCAGATATTCAGACCGGACAACTTTGTTTTTG GCCAGAGTGGTGCCGGCAACAACTGGGCTAAGGGCCACTACACCGAAGGAGCTGAACTGGTGGACTCAGTTTTGGATGTGGTGCGCAAGGAGGCCGAGAGCTGTGACTGTCTCCAGGGCTTCCAGCTCACCCATTCCTTGGGTGGAGGCACGGGGTCTGGCATGGGCACCCTCCTCATCAGCAAAATCCGAGAGGAGTACCCCGACCGTATCATGAACACCTTCAGCGTGGTGCCCTCGCCTAAAGTCTCCGACACGGTGGTAGAGCCCTACAACGCCACACTGTCTGTCCATCAGCTGGTGGAGAACACAGACGAGACGTACTGCATCGATAACGAAGCCCTGTATGACATTTGCTTCCGCACACTCAAACTCACCACGCCCACATACGGCGACCTCAACCACCTCGTGTCCGCCACCATGAGCGGAGTCACGACCTGCTTGAGGTTCCCCGGCCAGTTGAACGCAGATCTCCGTAAACTGGCAGTCAACATGGTGCCCTTCCCCCGTCTGCACTTCTTCATGCCCGGCTTTGCTCCTCTGACAAGCCGAGGCAGCCAGCAGTACCGCGCCCTGACCGTTCCTGAGCTCACTCAGCAGATGTTTGATGCCAAGAACATGATGGCCGCCTGCGACCCGCGTCACGGCCGCTACCTGACTGTTGCCGCTGTGTTCCGTGGCCGCATGTCCATGAAGGAGGTGGACGAACAGATGCTCAACGTTCAGAACAAGAACAGCAGCTACTTCGTCGAATGGATCCCCAACAACGTGAAGACCGCAGTCTGTGACATTCCACCCCGTGGCCTCAAGATGGCCGCCACCTTCATCGGCAACAGCACGGCCATCCAGGAGCTGTTCAAGAGAATTTCCGAGCAGTTCACCGCCATGTTCAGGCGTAAAGCTTTCTTGCATTGGTACACAGGAGAGGGTATGGATGAGATGGAGTTCACAGAGGCCGAGAGCAACATGAACGACCTGGTGTCCGAGTATCAGCAGTATCAGGATGCCACCGCTGAGGAGGAAGGAGAGTTTGAGGAGGAGGGTGAAGAGGAGCTTGCTTAA